TTTGCCCTAACTTCAAACAGCACTAGACTCaaatacagatatattttttctacttGAGGGTCTGCATTTTTTGTCATCtctaaaatattaatgattATTAATAATCCTTGTcgttgtttttttgttttgttttttttttttaataacagctACTCCTTTCAAATTTTCAATTAGTTTTGGCTTCTAGAGTTTTGATTTTTACTGCTGCACCAGGAATAGCCTGTGGAGTGAACTGGATGCAAGGAAAAACACTGCACAGCATCAAAATATTTAAGCCCTGCCTCACCTATCATAGTTCTGTGAGTGAatgaagggaggaaagaaaaccagtACCTTATAGTCTGAAATTTCAGGACTGTAATTTTCAGTTAGCTCCAGGCGCTGTTGAAAGAAATACAAGTAACAAATTGTAACTTTCCCAATCTTTGATGGTTCCATCTACATCCAGACAGAGTTTCCTCAGCAACAGAAAAGTGCAAGAGCCAAGTCTCCTACTCCTGGAACCCAGTGCCAATCATGGTCCCAGGTACACATCCAGGACTTGCTGCTGCAAAGGATTTAGGTTCAGGTCAGGCTGTGTGAGGAGATCAGGGAGATGGATCCCAGtctcctcagctgcagggatttaattttcatttacttttttattttgcagtgcaGTGTAATTAATTGTATGGTAAGATTTGCAATAACATTTACATGGAAAATTACATTGCAATGACAGCAGAGACAGCATTTCTTGTGTTCTACAAATACAGAAAGTCTAAAGAAATGCACTTAACTTCTGTATTTGCTCCAAACTGTCAAAAATCAAAGCCAGGCTTTACAACAAGTGAATTTTTTAGAGAAACTGTTATGTCAGAAACTTAAGAGCGGCCCAAATGAAGCAATTTTAACCTAACATTCAGCATTTCCAGAGTTTACCTTAAAGGCAATTATTTCTCCCACTTGGGGTGGAGCAGCTAGAAGAGGTAACACACTATAGTCTCTCTTGGGAATCTCCACGGGATTCTGTGAAACAAAGAGTAACCCACTGATTAAATTACTGTATCAGTGAAAACGGAAGACAATGTTCATGCTGTTTGGATTGCAAGAATCCCTGAGAAGAGCAAGGTACAATGCTTTGTTTTTAGGATATAGAATACAATCACTTTATTGTTTCACAAACACGTCCTCAGGCTGACAAATGGAATTACAGTAAATAAAAGATCAGCCTTTATCCCACTAATCTATTTCTGCTGTTATGAATTACTCTCATCCTGGAGGTTCTTTGTACAGCTCAAGCTGCCAGAGAAAGGTGACCTCTGCCTGTGTCAGCCACTCACCTGGACAAGGACAGAAGTGTTTGTCGCAGCTTCATTTAACTGCCTCTGTTTGTGGCCTTCACTGCTGTAGTTATAGAAGAAGCCAGGGTTTGCTCCTCTCCCATGGCCCCTCATCATCCCACGAAACCCACGGCCCCTGGGGCCTCTCCAGAAGTTATCCTCTCCCGTTCCGCGCCCCCTTCCACGGCTCGGGCTGGCAAAGGATCCTTGGACACTGGCTGGCAACTGTTTAGTGCAGTTCCTTACCATGGAATTACCcagtccagctgctgcagattttTTAATGACCAGTGTTTCTGAATCTGAACTATCAGAGTCTGAagaggagctctgtgctttGGGAGCCTTGGTGCTGGCTTTTACAGCCACCACATGGTTTGGCactgatttttcctttgcagtgcTGTCTTGTGCTGATGTCACCGTCTCATCCTCTGTACTCGAGTCAGAATCTGAACTAGAAGACTGGggttttttagcatttttactAATTGCAGTCTTAGTCTTTTCAGTGTTAGACTTTACAGTCACTTTATTAGTTTTCACATCAGAATCTGAAGCAGCTTGGGATGTGTCTTTGGGAAGTGTCACCACTACAGGTTTATGggaagatttattttccttcacatttaattcactgctgtcactgtcagACGATGTGCTGGAGGAATCTGAAGCTCCCACCCTCTTTTTCACGGACTGTGTTGTGATCTTTTTGGTGCTATTTTTACCAGAATTTAGAGAAAAGCTCTCATTTGCCTGTTCTAAAGCCATCTTTGCTGCAGCAACCTTTGTCTGCTTTTCATCCTTTGTTTTTGTTGCCAACTGcttctccctctctgtttttttcatcttttcagaaTGGGAAGTAGAGCTGTCTTCCTTACCTTCTGCAAGTTTATTTCTTCCCCTaacttcttcctttctttttctttttgtgtatcTTTTCTGAGAGTCCCAAGTATCTACAGACGTCTCTTCCCTACAGGAGGAATATTCAAGGTTAtgcttcacttttttctttttccttttccttttatgcTTGCCTTCATTCCTAGACAattcttcctcatcctccttgtGTCTGTGCCTTTTTTTGTCTACTTTTGTTGTGTAAATAAAGCCATCATCTATCTCTTCATAATCATCTGCAACTATCTCTTCCAATTTtactctgttaaaaaaaacaaacaaaaaccaccgTTCAGCAGAATGAAGAATTTTCCCCACATGTGAGCAGCTCAGGCAAGTTCCCCTTGAGTGAAGAtgctccagctcttccctggacAGTCCAGAACCCtcccctgcaggcacaggctcCCGTTCCATCTTTGGGGATATTTCCAACTGCTTggctccctccatccctttgGGCATGCTGGGGTGTCTCAGGTGCTGGCAGTCGGTGCCCGTGGGCACCCGGCTCCCACtccactgcccagggaaggaagAGCTCAGATCCTGGGGaagccccatccctgtcccaccaAAACCACGTGGagattcacagaatcccagaacggGTCAGGGAGGGATCACAGTGGGGTCATCTGGTCCCACCTCGCTGCCtaagcagggtcatcccagagcacagggcacagggctgtgtccGGAGGGCTCTGGAATATCCCCAGTGAGGGAAACTCCACATCCTCTGTGTCCCAGCATCTCATGGTCAGGTGGAACTTCTGGGCATCAGTTCCTGCCCGCTGCCTTTTGTCCCACGGCTCGGCATCACCGGGCAGAACCCGGTACGGCCTTGGCACCGCCTTTAGCTCCCGATGGACACTGATGGTGTGCGTGTGCGGGACTGACCCCCGAGCCCGCTGTCCCTACACCGGTCCCACTGTTCCTATCTTGGTCCCTGTCCCGGTTCCCATCCTGCTGTCCCGGTCCCGCTGTCCCGGTCCCCATCCCGCTGTCCCGGTCCCCatccagctgtccctgtcccgctGTGCCGGTCCCGCTGTCCCGGTTCCAATCCCGCTGTCCCGGTCCCGCTGTCCCGTTCCGCGTCCCGGTCCCGCTGTCGCGGTcccgctgtccctgtcccgctGTCGCAATCCCGCTGTCCCGGTcccgctgtccctgtcccgctGTCGCGGTcccgctgtccctgtcccgctgtccctgtccccgctgtcccggTCCCGCTCTCCCGCTGTCCCGGTCCCGCTGTCGCGGTCCCGCTGTCGCGGTCCCGCTGTCGCGGTCCGTACCGCAGCGAGTCGTTGTCCCGCACAAGGCGCGCGCTCTCGGCAGGCGGCAGCAGCGCCCCCTCGAGGAAGAGGCTGAGGCGAGCGTGGCGGCTGAAGCCGAAGCGATGGCGGATGAGGCTGAGCAGGTCGGTGACGAGCCGCGCCTGGCccggctccagcagcagccagcacagcgCGCAGCCCGGGCTGGCCGGCGGAGGGTGGTCGAACACCAGCCGCAGCCGCaccgggccgccgccgccgccgctggcCGCCAtcatggaggaggaggaggaaggggcgGAGGaggcgggcgcggggggcggtGCCTcagggcgggccgggccgggcggtcCCGTGACCGCGGGAGCTGAGGGAGCGATGGGGCTGCTCCGGGTCGTGACCGCGCTCtccgtgctgctgctggccgcAGGTACGGGCCgggcgggacgggacgggacgggacgggacgggaagggaagggaagggaagggagcgGGGCCTCCGGGCACGGGGCCTCCGGGCAAAGCGCTCCTGTGTCCCGCAGCCACTGCCGGGCAGGGCCCGGGCTGAGCCGCGCGAAATTCCGCTTGCTGGGGAGGCCGTCGGGAAGGACGGAGAGGGTAGCGGCAGTCCCAGTGGGAGCAGCGAAGCCTGGCCACCATGGCTTGGAAATGCCTTATTGCTCCCGCTGCGTGcgctgctgccttctcccctGATCCCTAAGATTAAGGGACGGAGTGTCAAAGGTCTGTTCCGTGTCCGAGATCGACAGTAGACTGACTGCGTAAGGTGACCAGACTTTACTGacttaaattatattttggaTTCCTTTAGAAGTGAccctctgtctgtctgcatCTGCTCTCCTTGGGGACTGTGGAGCGGAGAGGTCCCCGCGGACCCCCACTCGCAAGTGCTGGGATGAGTTCGGGCGGTCCGGTCGTGGCGCCAATAACTCAATGGCTGCGGGTTCGATCCCCGCCCCGGCCGGTCACGAAACCGTCGGACTCGGTCTTTTTAGGTCCATTTCAcatcagaatattctgtgatccttGTCGACATGGCAGCTGGTTATGGGAGTTATttcactggggctgtgctttCAGCCCAGGCCTTGAAAACACTTCAAGAACAAATTATTCCAGCGACTGGGCTGTTATTCCGGCGGCAGCTCTAATGCCAGCCTCTGATAAGGCAGCGCTTAATTACACACTTCATTCATTGACAATAACTCAGCCGTGGGTGGGGGTGTAGGTATAGGGAGGTTTCTTatagtaatttcttttcatagTAGTAGCACTTCTAATTATCACACCTAAGATTGAAATGTAATGTTTTGGAGCAATTCTGGTGGAAAGTCCAAAGCTGAGCCTTTCTACGTAGCTGATTGTTATTGTTATTCCCCTCAAGGTGTAGTTCTGAGGCAGCCCCAAGAGTCCAAGGAGGTGTGGGGATATGTGGAGGTTCGGAGCAAGGCCCACATGTTCTGGTGGCTCTACTATGCAAACAACCCAACCAAAGACTTCACAGAGTTACCTCTTGTCTTGTGGCTTCAGGTAAGGTTTGGTGAGAGACACCTTAGCAATAATTCTTTCCATCTGTGCCTGGTTCAGTTTGATATCTGATATTGAACATCAGAATTCAAAACTGCCTGGTTCTAAATGCCTCACCTTGTGAATGTGGTGTTGAGGTTGGGAAAAATAAGGGTGATTTCATTCTGCAGTTGTGGGGTGTTCTCAAGTGTCTGCCTTCCATCAAGTTCGATTGCAATAACAGAGGTTGTTCTTATCTTTTATGTAACAGTAGTGATTTTCATGCCTTGTAATTTCACAGCTCCTTTCCTCGAGTTTGAAGTCTAAACAATGTTCAGAGAgagagtaaataaaataatcagagaTTGAGGATGATTTCTAAATGGAAACAATCCCCGTTTGATAAAAGGGATGGTGTGTTCTCCACAGTACATTTCAGAAGTTAATGCTGAATAGAATCACTTGAGGACTTGTTCTTATTCTTTCTGGGTTATTTAATCAGTGTGAAACCCACAGGCTGTACATGCTGATTAAGCTAATGACTTGCAAAGCTCCAGTTAGCAAATAGTTAACTTTTGCACTCCATATTTGGGGAATAAGGTTTTCAAACTGTGCTCACATAGCAGGCAGCTCACCAGAAGCTCTCACAAGTGGGTGACTGCTTCTCTGTTGAATTCTTGCTTTCAGAAATGGTTTGTGTGTGCATAGCCCAAGACCATGAGGAACAGACCCTGCTCTGCAAATTAACGTGTAGTGCAAAAGCCATTCCTAAAAATTGACAATCTGTCATTCTACTTACTGGCTGgcttgtatttttcttccatctgtCATATCTGTGCCATGCTGCCTTTTAACATCTGTGTCATTTGATATTTCCCTGCAGGGAGGTCCAGGATCTTCAGGCTGTGGGTATGGGAACTTTGAAGAGATTGGTCCATTAGACAAAGAAATGAAACCAAGAAATACAACCTGGGTACAGTAGAGTTCAGCTTCTAACTATTAACTACAAATGTTTGTTTGCTTATGTAAGCAGATGATCACtacacaaaaaaaccagaacaatttttcatttaaagttcGGTAGAACTATAATATTTAACGTTAAAATATTGTGGTTATTAAATTAGCTGATAGGAATAGCCTTGTTTAGAACTGAGGGGTAGACATTAATTTGATTTAATGAAGTATGTCTATTCCATGGAACTGTGAAGTGAAATGTCTGGGAAACAGGAGGGAAATTGTAGAAAGTGTTCTTTCAGATCACAGCTTCATTGTGTGCAATCTCAGAGCTTTTTCTGGGTGGCTGGCAGTGTAAAACCTATGGCTTATAGTTACAGGTCCAGTATGGCCttcaagggaaaacaaattacAGCTGCCTGTGAAGGTGGAAGTTTAATTAGAGCAATATATTTGTGCTCTGAGTTAGCAATAGTCTGAAGTACTCTGGAGTTCCCCTAGGTGACCTGCCTCTGGATCACTGGGAGTTTTTGGGTGTATTTCTCATTACAGATTGGGCAAATTGAAAGACTTTGTTGCACCTAATTTTTCTGCAAGTTTTTTCAGGTCCAGGGATTTGCTGGCTCAGTTAATCATTTGTGCCatcaaaacttaatttttttgctggtgCTGAACTGAGGTTTTATACAAACCTTCTTTCTGCTTCTACAGTTGCAGGCAGCCAGTGTCTTGTTTGTGGATAATCCTGTGGGCACTGGATTCAGTTATGTGGATGATTGTAGCTTGTTTGCCCAAAACCTTACCACAGTAGTTTCTGATATGATGGTTTTTCTTGGAGAATTCTTCAAGTGTAGACCTGAATTCCAGGTAAGTGAATTGAATTCTTGTttattgttgtatttttctctgcttttgaatAGAATTCAAAAAGAATTAGGGAGCAGACTTCCCAATGAGCAGTGCTTTGCTGTTAGCTAGTGTGTGGTGCAGGTATAACCACTGTCTcttattttccacatttcagaGTTGTATCTTGATTTTGGGTTAGTTAGATAAGCATTGGGGTGGATTATTGTCTATTGAGTGATCTGAGCAGCATATGTAGGATCACAGCTACTTGCAGTTCCAAAATGCTTCAGAACCAACCCCAGCAAATCACCAGGATGTTATGGAAATCCAATGTACAgcttaaaatgagaaaaaccttAAATGTTTGATGGTGAGAGGTGAACAGCCAGTGCCTGGGTCCTGTGGGATGTGGAAGATGGTTGGAGGCATCTTCTGCCTTCCATGCAATGAGTTCCTTGtgtgtttttctctccccagaCCATCCCATTCTACATATTTTCTGAATCTTATGGAGGTAAAATGGCTGCTGGGGTTGCTTTAGAGCTGCACAAGGTAAGTACTTGGAGGATACAGTTCACTTTTCACTTCAAAACAGGGAGTGCTACAAggacttttattttctggaataCACTGCCCCTATTGCCTAATTCACAGTACTACTTGCTTTTTTCACTTCATGAAAACTGATTCTAGAGTCATGAATAGCTAAAATTTAAttcttggtgttttgttttggttttcctcttaTTCTCGAAGGCTGTTCAAAAAGGGACCATAAAGTGCAATTTTATGGGGACTGCTCTTGGAGACTCATGGATTTCTCCTTTGGGTATGTTTAAACTCCTCAAACTGTGGAtgatttgttgttgttattttgtttttgttgggtgTTGGAATCATTCCATGAGTGCCTGAAGTCAAAAAGGCCATCCCTGCCTTAAGTGAATTAACTCTCCAGTGAGTCTGGTAAATCAAGAATAAATACTGCAGCCTTGCAAGTCTTCTTGTGACTGAAGAATCTCTCTTTAGAATGTATCTAGATTAGGAAAAGCCAGAGAGCAAGATCAGCGAGGAGCACACTTGCATCTGAAGTAGAGGGATGGTAAAATGTCCCTACACATCTCCACAGCCTCTGAGGTGTTTTGTAAGAGTCCTGTGCTGGAATGTGACCACCAAGTGATTCACAAGGCTGCAAGTGAGATTTGTGTCTGGTGGAGGataaaaagcaaattcaagGGCTCTTGGTCCTTCAGTGGTATTGGCAGGGACAGGCTTCACAGATTCTCTACAGCAGAGAACAATACCAAGCAAACTCTTACCTGTCTGCCATCAGCTGGTCCTTGAGAATTTACAAAGTTGTTATAAAACAGATCTGGTTTATAACTCCGTTTTTCTCTTCTGACTTTTCAAACAGATCAATTTAGATAATTCCCATCCTCTTGTTAAACCTTTGGCACaatgtgctgcagtgctggggggaaCATTTTGGTAGAAACATGTTGGttgctttaaataaatttcactGGTTAACTCATAGGGGTTAAATGATGTTGCAGGATTTGTAAAGAACCTGCTCTGTGGTACATAACCTTAGAGTTAAACAGAGCTTACTGATTAATTCATCtccatttattttgttcatAAATATTGTGGCCCCAGTAAAGGAGAAGTAAGTTACATCTTACATCAATGATTGATTGTCAGTTTGATGTTTGAAATCTGTTCTGTTTGTTTAGACTCTGTCCTGTCCTGGGGGCCCTACCTTTACAGCACTGTAAGTACCTTCTTAAATTCTTGGTCCTCACCTCATCCCTTGTGCTGCCATACAGTACAAATGGATGTTGAATTTTAAGATTACCTCTTGGCCTGACTAAAACCTTGAAAGCATGGAGGCTGTTAGCAATAAATGGATGTGGAGTTGGAATTGAAGCTCCTTCTCTGTGTTTGTCTTCCAGTCTCTCCTTGATGATAATGGTCTAGCAGAGGTGACTGCTGTTGCCAAAGAAATAATGgatgcaataaataaaaatcaatatggGCTGGCTACTGAGCTCTGGGGCAAGGCTGAAGGTGTCATTGAAGAGGTAAGATCTTTGACTAACATTAAGAACTAACTGTTGCCTGGGGAGGCACATGATTTCAACTTATCCTTTCTATGAGTGCTGAGCTGGCATGAATTCTTCAACCCTCTGCCCAGTCATTTTTGCCAGGATTTGTTGTATCCCAGTGCTGATATAAAGGAGTGTTTGCCATGCTCTGCTAGGAGAGTGACAGAGAACGTGGGCAGGAGAGCCCTTGTGGTCTTCCAGAAGTGCACTGAGGTTTCAGCAGACAACTAGTCCTCCTGATTCCACAATTTCAACTTAAATAAACTATGTCTCCTGGAAAGCTTTGAATATTGAAAACTGCATCCACCAAGACACAAACTTGAAGTTAAGCACACATCTCTATTTGAAGAACTACAATAGGTGGACAGGATGGAAAGGAATCTCAAGTTATGGTCTGTTCCTGTGGGTCACTGCATCTTGTTACTTAGAAAGTTCCAGCATTATAGACTGgtaaagttttgttttggtttctccTGTTAAAATGTCACTCCAAAATCTAATTCTTTGTTACATCTCATTCTTTAGTACATGTAAGGCTCTGTCTTCCTTGGACAGAAAGGCTAATCTGGAGCcacttcctttttctcttttttggacctttttggtttttttttttttttttctgtgattcatAACTGACAGTGCCTTGCACATCGTTGGTTTCACTTCTTGCTGTTCAGAATGAACTTTTGGTTCCTGTTTTACTTTTCAAATCCATTTGGCTTCCCCTCTCAGTTGTGATGGTGCTGGCAGGTGAAGGCACTGCAGTTCTTCTGCAGTTGCTTTTGTGAGCTGATTTCTGACCTATGCATCAGAACtttaaaaactcaaaaataaaGTGAAGCAGGGCTTCAAGAATCCGGAGTAACTTCTCTAATGGCAACACTGCTCACGTTTGTCCTTGGGTGCAGGCAGCCTctgtcagctgcagcagagctgccagtctgcagtgcctgggcacATCCAGCTGTCAGCAGCTCCAGAACAGGGGTGGCCATACCCAGCACCACATGCTCGAGGAAGCATTTTAGATTTTGGAGGATTGTAGGTTGGAAGGATGTTGAGCAAGAGCAGCACCACACCAGACCTGGCAGAAGGGGCTGTCTAAGAGCAtcacctggcactgcagctctgtgccatgaGTAATGCAGGGTAAGACTTCCTGTAGCTTCACATCTGCTTCAGAGGGTAAATAGCATCTCTGGCACAACCCATGTGTGAACAACACAAGCTTGAGGAACCTCTTTCCCACCTCTCAAAGCAAATGTAGAACTGAAGTTTTTCCACAAGTATCTTCCTGGTGTGCAGGTAAAGTGACAGGTCACAGGGTCCTTTATTTAGGatttactgggttttttttttcttttcaggaaagaCTGCTCTTCATCTCTGAGAGATGTTTTTATTAGTGTTACTGAAATTATCTTGTGTTTTCAGAACACAGACAATGTGAATTTTTATAACATCTTGACTAAGGAGGTTCCAGAAGTGAAATCAGATGAACAAGAAAATCTCCATCTCAGTAAGTTATTTAAATACTTGAACTTCTGAGGCCCTGTGTTTCCATTCACATACTTTCAGCTCTAACAGTGGAAAGAGTCTCAGTGTAGCACATCCTTAAAATGGATGTTGATATTCTCTTGAGCAGAACTTGTTTGCTGTTGCATAAGTAGGGACAGATAGGAATGTGGAACAACCCTATAGATGACACCTCCACCTATACATCCTGCACAAATTACAGCAAGGAAGCAGTCAGTATAATTGCAACATTGTTTCATGACCTTTTAAGTTACTTCCTCTTACTGTCTTTCATTTCTGTCTTTAACACAGGACACCAGAGTGTCTCATCAGTAGAAACAGGCTGATTAAATTATTGCTCCATGATTTTTTGTGCATCAATGTGAAAAACACATGTGTAGAACTTCTTTCAAACTCTTTTTCTGTTGGCTTCATAAGGGAAGGTGAAATAAACTCCTGAAAGTAAAACATTGGAGCTCAAAAATAACTGGTCTGTTGAGAAGAGCCAAGTGGTTAAAGCAGATGCCCAGAAAAAGTGCAGTGTTAGCTAAAAGTAGGAATGGATGGGCTCTTCCTGTATCATCCTGCCCTAAATAAGGGTTGACTGCAGTGGTTTCTAGTAAAAGTAAGCAAATCTCTCTCTGTGGTGCTGCAATTTCATTAGAAAAGGGTTTGTTGGCCATGATTGACACTGAAGATTGTTATCTGTGCAGGATGGTGTGTTAAGTGTGTGTGTTCCCTTTTTTCAGTGCGGCTTTACCAGCACCATGTCAGAAAAATGCATCAGAGCAGCCTCGATGAGCTGATGAATGGGCCCATCAGAAAGAAGCTGATGATCATTCCTGACTGTGTGAAGTGGGGAGGTACTTTCCTGTCTGCTCACCTGATGAGCTCATTACCACTGTTTTACAGTATTGCATCCTGTAGGAGAATACTCTGGCAACTGGTCTCATTGACTTGTAGTTGTCCATGGGGCTAACGAGGGGATTTGTTCTCAGA
Above is a window of Camarhynchus parvulus chromosome 18, STF_HiC, whole genome shotgun sequence DNA encoding:
- the COIL gene encoding coilin, with amino-acid sequence MMAASGGGGGPVRLRLVFDHPPPASPGCALCWLLLEPGQARLVTDLLSLIRHRFGFSRHARLSLFLEGALLPPAESARLVRDNDSLRVKLEEIVADDYEEIDDGFIYTTKVDKKRHRHKEDEEELSRNEGKHKRKRKKKKVKHNLEYSSCREETSVDTWDSQKRYTKRKRKEEVRGRNKLAEGKEDSSTSHSEKMKKTEREKQLATKTKDEKQTKVAAAKMALEQANESFSLNSGKNSTKKITTQSVKKRVGASDSSSTSSDSDSSELNVKENKSSHKPVVVTLPKDTSQAASDSDVKTNKVTVKSNTEKTKTAISKNAKKPQSSSSDSDSSTEDETVTSAQDSTAKEKSVPNHVVAVKASTKAPKAQSSSSDSDSSDSETLVIKKSAAAGLGNSMVRNCTKQLPASVQGSFASPSRGRGRGTGEDNFWRGPRGRGFRGMMRGHGRGANPGFFYNYSSEGHKQRQLNEAATNTSVLVQNPVEIPKRDYSVLPLLAAPPQVGEIIAFKRLELTENYSPEISDYKEAKIISWNDEKKQIELEILSTSAGQFAKEPGKFDLVYQSADGVELIEYAVPQDTKITESWDALIEPRLIVEPPVNGSSLENGTCRM
- the SCPEP1 gene encoding retinoid-inducible serine carboxypeptidase — protein: MGLLRVVTALSVLLLAAGVVLRQPQESKEVWGYVEVRSKAHMFWWLYYANNPTKDFTELPLVLWLQGGPGSSGCGYGNFEEIGPLDKEMKPRNTTWLQAASVLFVDNPVGTGFSYVDDCSLFAQNLTTVVSDMMVFLGEFFKCRPEFQTIPFYIFSESYGGKMAAGVALELHKAVQKGTIKCNFMGTALGDSWISPLDSVLSWGPYLYSTSLLDDNGLAEVTAVAKEIMDAINKNQYGLATELWGKAEGVIEENTDNVNFYNILTKEVPEVKSDEQENLHLMRLYQHHVRKMHQSSLDELMNGPIRKKLMIIPDCVKWGGQSKQVFENMAEDFMRPVIDIVDQLLAANVSVTVYNGQLDLIVDTMGQEAWIRKLKWPDLEQFSQKRWKALYVSPESTETAAFHKAYKNFAFFWILKAGHMVPADQGEMALKMLRMVTQQQH